One window from the genome of Candidatus Moraniibacteriota bacterium encodes:
- a CDS encoding glycosyltransferase family 4 protein, with translation MRIAFIGQKGIPAVSGGVEKRVEELSSRMAEMGHEVFVYARNNYTDRNLKEYRGVKIIHLPNIPTKHLDAISHTFLATMHALFQGYDVINYQAPGPSTLSWIIKIFNRKTALVGTFNSRDCFHQKWDWLARTYLRFGEYIICTIPHKTIVVSKSLYDWARKKYGTYGAIIPNGAEIAHNPETNLLSQWGLKEKRYILYVGRLIKHKGIHYLIEAFKRLEDTNKLPNNFKLVIAGDGFHTDEYVKYLRLISEKRGNIIFTGAQSGKALSQLFSHTYLFVQPSESEGLSIALLEAMGYGIAPLVSNIKENKEAVGNAGFTFIVKDIEDLKEKLAYLLNKPAETERIGALARERVRREFSWDSAAGKTLRAYQDVINSLARK, from the coding sequence ATGCGCATCGCTTTTATTGGTCAAAAAGGAATACCGGCTGTTTCCGGAGGAGTTGAGAAGCGAGTAGAAGAACTTTCTTCAAGAATGGCTGAAATGGGCCATGAGGTTTTTGTGTATGCGCGCAATAATTACACTGACCGAAATTTAAAGGAGTACCGGGGAGTAAAAATTATTCATCTTCCTAATATCCCCACAAAACACTTGGATGCCATCAGTCATACATTTTTGGCTACCATGCATGCTCTTTTTCAGGGTTACGACGTGATAAATTATCAGGCTCCGGGTCCTTCCACATTATCTTGGATAATAAAAATATTTAACCGGAAGACCGCATTAGTAGGAACTTTTAATTCGCGTGACTGTTTTCATCAAAAATGGGACTGGCTGGCAAGGACTTATCTTCGTTTTGGCGAATACATAATCTGCACTATTCCTCACAAAACAATCGTGGTGAGCAAGTCCCTATACGATTGGGCGCGGAAAAAATATGGGACCTATGGGGCTATTATTCCCAATGGAGCGGAGATTGCTCATAATCCTGAAACTAATCTGCTTTCCCAATGGGGATTGAAAGAAAAACGCTATATTCTCTATGTCGGGCGACTGATAAAGCATAAGGGAATTCACTACCTCATTGAGGCCTTCAAGCGGCTGGAAGACACAAACAAACTTCCCAATAATTTCAAGCTGGTTATTGCGGGAGACGGATTTCACACCGACGAGTATGTCAAATATCTTCGCCTGATCAGTGAGAAAAGGGGAAACATTATATTTACCGGCGCTCAATCAGGAAAGGCGCTCTCACAGCTTTTTTCCCATACCTATCTCTTTGTCCAGCCGTCAGAATCAGAAGGACTTTCCATCGCGCTTTTGGAAGCTATGGGTTACGGCATCGCGCCTTTAGTAAGTAACATTAAGGAAAACAAGGAAGCGGTCGGGAATGCCGGCTTTACCTTTATTGTAAAAGACATTGAAGATCTTAAAGAAAAACTGGCTTATTTGCTTAATAAACCAGCTGAAACGGAACGTATAGGGGCACTGGCTAGGGAGCGGGTGAGGCGCGAATTCAGTTGGGACTCCGCCGCTGGAAAGACCTTGCGGGCTTATCAGGATGTTATTAATTCTTTAGCGAGAAAGTAA
- a CDS encoding DUF4012 domain-containing protein, which produces MYKKRSIKFWLIFWVAAILFLIGWFFFWQTRFGGTEKIGAVLDYLPVGKEQLGDYKTLITLADYFTKKDSTEKTFLVLFQNNLEIRPGGGYIGSFGILKVKNGQIQEIQTHDLSNFDARIPDTFEPPYPMKETLRISSWKLRDSNFSPDFPTNAKKAEEFYHLGKGEEQFDAVIAITSNVLTSVLKVTGPVQIEDYPGTYDSENAVISLEYQVEKGYAQQGIEKGERKSVMNLLAAEISKRVSGFNSTQKLELAKIILEDLKKKDIQLYFKNSDLQKSAEETNWAGAVDQNWSKDYLMTVDANLGAYKSDYYVKRLVDYSIDLTQEKPVAHLRITYNHTAKQKDFMTRDYLTYLRVYVPDGSWLTNWQGADSDPKFGTEFGKKFFGAIVKVPLGQSKTVELTYTLPENVKNEYDLKIQKQAGINDVPIQLHITDSSGIKNDYSFTINSDIVLNNQK; this is translated from the coding sequence ATGTATAAAAAACGTTCAATTAAATTCTGGCTTATATTCTGGGTAGCGGCGATACTGTTTCTTATTGGCTGGTTTTTCTTTTGGCAGACGCGCTTCGGAGGAACGGAAAAAATTGGCGCCGTCTTGGATTATTTGCCGGTAGGGAAAGAACAATTGGGCGATTACAAAACATTAATAACACTGGCGGATTACTTTACTAAAAAGGACAGTACAGAAAAAACCTTTTTAGTCCTATTTCAAAACAACCTTGAAATCCGGCCGGGTGGAGGATATATAGGATCATTCGGAATTTTGAAAGTAAAAAATGGCCAAATTCAGGAAATTCAGACCCATGACCTTTCCAATTTTGATGCAAGAATTCCTGATACCTTTGAACCTCCTTACCCAATGAAAGAAACGCTTCGAATTTCTTCCTGGAAACTCCGCGATTCTAATTTTTCCCCGGATTTTCCGACTAACGCCAAAAAGGCCGAGGAATTTTACCACCTTGGCAAAGGGGAGGAGCAATTTGACGCGGTTATCGCCATAACTTCCAACGTTTTAACATCTGTTTTGAAAGTTACCGGACCTGTTCAGATCGAGGACTACCCGGGAACTTACGACAGTGAAAATGCGGTCATCTCTCTTGAATATCAGGTGGAGAAAGGTTACGCCCAGCAGGGAATCGAAAAGGGGGAAAGAAAATCAGTAATGAATTTGCTGGCGGCTGAAATTTCCAAAAGAGTTTCTGGATTCAACAGCACCCAAAAATTGGAACTAGCAAAAATTATTCTTGAGGACTTAAAGAAAAAAGATATTCAGCTTTATTTTAAAAATTCCGATCTTCAAAAATCGGCTGAAGAGACAAATTGGGCAGGTGCAGTGGATCAAAATTGGAGCAAGGATTATCTGATGACGGTAGATGCCAATCTAGGAGCATATAAAAGTGATTATTATGTCAAGCGATTAGTTGACTATTCTATTGATCTGACCCAAGAAAAGCCGGTTGCCCATCTCAGGATAACTTACAACCATACTGCCAAACAAAAGGATTTTATGACTAGGGATTATTTAACATACTTGCGGGTTTACGTGCCGGACGGAAGCTGGCTGACAAATTGGCAGGGGGCCGATTCGGACCCAAAATTCGGAACGGAATTCGGCAAAAAGTTTTTCGGCGCCATCGTCAAAGTTCCGCTGGGACAGAGCAAAACAGTGGAGTTAACCTATACACTGCCGGAAAATGTCAAAAACGAGTATGATCTGAAAATCCAAAAACAGGCAGGGATTAACGATGTACCAATTCAACTTCACATTACTGATTCAAGTGGTATAAAAAATGATTATTCTTTCACAATAAATTCAGACATTGTTTTAAATAATCAAAAATAA